The sequence TGTCTGGGGGAGACCGGCTATGACTGCGTGTGGTTGTTGGAACTGTGGTAAAAGTCAACGATCGATTGAGTTAAGCCGGGTAGGGTATATTCTGCGGCTTCCAAATCGACGCGGCCAAATTTCTCACGACAAGTAATTGTTGTTTGGGGGCCGATCGAGGCGATGATGACCGAATCGAGTATCGATTGCCACTGATTCCCTAGGGCTTGTTTAAGCAATTGGCAAAAGTGTTTTACAGTTTTGGAGCTAGCAAAGGTCACGACGTTGACTTTAGCCATGGTTAAAGCCTCTAATGCCGTTGAGTCAATCGTGCTAGGACAACCGGATTGATAAGCGGCAACGGCAGTCATATCCGCCCCCTTAGCCGTAAATGCTTGGACTAAAATTTCCCGGCCACCACTTTCGACGCGTGGGAATAAAATGCG is a genomic window of Romeriopsis navalis LEGE 11480 containing:
- a CDS encoding uroporphyrinogen-III synthase → MGNSLLGKTILITRSAGQSSEFTKLLTGHGANVVEMPALEIQPPSSWADLDAAIAQLDSFDWLFLTSANAVNFFFNRLTALGQDPAIVRQIKIAVVGQKTAHFLTQRDFTADYIPPDFVADSLLTHFPEAPQGKRILFPRVESGGREILVQAFTAKGADMTAVAAYQSGCPSTIDSTALEALTMAKVNVVTFASSKTVKHFCQLLKQALGNQWQSILDSVIIASIGPQTTITCREKFGRVDLEAAEYTLPGLTQSIVDFYHSSNNHTQS